Proteins encoded in a region of the Rhizobium etli CFN 42 genome:
- a CDS encoding SDR family oxidoreductase: MKNLFDLTGRLALITGSSQGIGYALAEGLAQHGAEVVINGRTPESVKRAVESLKAQGLSAHAAIFDVTSKDAAKQGIDAIEADIGPLDILINNAGMQFRTPLEDFPADKWELLLTTNISSVFYVGQAAAKAMIARGQGKIINIASVQSELARPGIAPYTATKGAVRNLTRGMCADWAKHGLQINAIAPGYFKTPLNQALVDNPEFSSWLEKRTPAGRWGNVEELVGAAVFLSGRGSSFINGHTLYVDGGITTCL, encoded by the coding sequence ATGAAGAACCTGTTTGATCTGACCGGACGGCTTGCCCTGATCACCGGCTCGAGCCAGGGGATCGGCTACGCGCTCGCCGAGGGTCTGGCGCAGCATGGCGCGGAGGTCGTCATCAACGGCCGCACGCCCGAAAGCGTCAAACGAGCCGTCGAGAGCCTCAAGGCTCAAGGCCTTTCTGCCCATGCGGCCATCTTCGATGTGACCAGCAAGGATGCCGCCAAACAGGGCATCGATGCGATCGAGGCCGATATCGGACCGCTCGACATCCTGATCAACAATGCCGGCATGCAGTTCCGTACGCCGCTGGAAGATTTTCCGGCGGACAAATGGGAGCTGCTGCTGACCACCAATATTTCGAGCGTGTTTTACGTCGGCCAGGCAGCCGCCAAAGCCATGATCGCCCGCGGCCAGGGCAAGATCATCAACATCGCCTCGGTGCAGAGCGAACTCGCGCGCCCCGGCATCGCCCCCTATACGGCGACCAAGGGCGCGGTGCGCAATCTGACGCGCGGCATGTGCGCCGACTGGGCCAAGCACGGCCTGCAGATCAATGCGATCGCGCCCGGTTATTTCAAGACGCCGCTCAACCAGGCGCTCGTCGACAATCCCGAATTTTCCTCATGGCTCGAGAAGCGGACGCCGGCCGGACGCTGGGGCAATGTCGAGGAACTGGTCGGTGCCGCCGTTTTCCTCTCGGGCCGCGGCTCGTCTTTCATCAACGGCCACACGCTTTATGTCGATGGCGGCATCACGACCTGCCTCTGA
- a CDS encoding gluconokinase, with the protein MGFEQKIPPLAVIVMGVSGCGKSSVGECVATQNGMPFLEGDQLHPAANVEKMAKGLPLTDDDRLPWLDRIGEEIRAAQKASRGLVISCSALKRNYRDRLRQAAGGRLAFVFLEGSRELLLSRMQARQGHFMPASLLDSQLQTLEPPTGEPGVVTVAIDGALDDMVALACEELRGAAIKGGFHAG; encoded by the coding sequence ATGGGCTTCGAGCAAAAGATACCGCCTCTGGCAGTCATCGTCATGGGTGTCAGCGGCTGCGGCAAATCCTCGGTTGGAGAATGCGTCGCCACGCAAAACGGCATGCCGTTTCTGGAAGGCGACCAACTCCATCCGGCCGCCAATGTCGAGAAAATGGCTAAGGGCCTCCCGCTCACCGACGATGACCGCCTGCCTTGGCTCGACCGGATCGGCGAGGAAATAAGGGCCGCGCAAAAGGCGTCGCGCGGATTGGTGATTTCCTGTTCGGCGCTGAAGAGAAATTATCGGGACAGGCTGAGACAGGCGGCGGGCGGGCGCCTGGCGTTTGTTTTTCTCGAAGGATCGCGCGAGCTTCTGCTGTCGCGGATGCAGGCACGCCAGGGCCATTTCATGCCGGCCTCCCTGCTCGACAGCCAGCTGCAGACGCTGGAGCCGCCGACCGGCGAGCCCGGTGTCGTGACGGTCGCAATCGATGGTGCTTTGGATGATATGGTGGCGCTGGCTTGTGAGGAGCTGAGAGGCGCGGCCATCAAGGGAGGGTTTCATGCAGGATGA
- a CDS encoding NAD(P)-dependent oxidoreductase produces MQDDYRADVAVIGAGIMGTAIITRLIETGHKVSVFDLDAEKVAALEANGARAASSVEDAVAASQFCVLSLNHANIVRAVVFGEKGVASAANAGKLLIDMSSIDPAETADMAKRLREETGMAWVDCPLSGGVPGALGGKLTIMAGGSPEDFEHARVVMRHLAANYTLMGESGAGQTTKLINQLFCAVLFQAVAEAVKLAEAGGVDPAAIPAALAGGRADSRILQEFMAKFAARDYSPTGRIDNMLKDLDSLQAFALKTKTPLPMTGAVVEIHRLLCAAGLGPKDSAEMMRLLDGLQAD; encoded by the coding sequence ATGCAGGATGACTACAGAGCAGATGTCGCCGTCATCGGTGCCGGCATCATGGGTACGGCAATCATCACGCGCTTGATCGAGACCGGGCATAAGGTCTCGGTGTTCGACCTCGATGCCGAAAAAGTCGCGGCGCTGGAAGCCAACGGGGCTCGCGCCGCGAGTTCCGTGGAGGATGCGGTCGCGGCGTCGCAATTCTGTGTGCTCAGCCTCAACCACGCAAATATCGTGCGTGCCGTCGTTTTCGGCGAAAAGGGTGTTGCGTCGGCTGCGAACGCCGGCAAGCTGCTGATTGACATGTCCTCTATTGATCCCGCCGAGACGGCCGACATGGCAAAGCGGCTGCGCGAGGAAACCGGCATGGCATGGGTGGATTGCCCGCTATCGGGCGGCGTGCCCGGTGCGCTTGGCGGAAAACTGACGATCATGGCCGGCGGCAGCCCCGAGGATTTCGAGCATGCGCGGGTGGTGATGCGGCATCTTGCCGCCAATTATACCCTGATGGGCGAATCCGGCGCCGGCCAGACCACGAAGCTGATCAATCAGCTGTTCTGCGCCGTGCTGTTTCAGGCGGTTGCGGAGGCGGTCAAGCTCGCCGAAGCCGGCGGCGTCGATCCGGCGGCTATTCCGGCCGCCCTTGCCGGCGGCAGGGCAGATAGCCGCATCCTGCAGGAGTTCATGGCGAAATTCGCGGCCCGCGATTACTCGCCGACGGGCAGGATCGACAACATGCTGAAGGACCTGGATTCGCTTCAGGCCTTTGCGCTGAAGACGAAGACGCCGCTGCCGATGACGGGCGCGGTGGTCGAGATTCACCGCCTGCTCTGCGCTGCCGGTCTTGGGCCGAAGGATTCGGCCGAGATGATGCGCCTTCTCGATGGATTGCAGGCCGACTGA
- a CDS encoding sugar ABC transporter ATP-binding protein, giving the protein MEAKRLLEFQSITKSFGGTQALRDVSIDLREGEILALLGENGAGKSTLIKTLAGIYKPDHGDILFRGQSYHHRPPKPNERQPVAFIHQDLGLIEWMTVGENMGLSQGFSMRSGLIDWGRTQARAKEALKLVGCDFDPTTRVSALSRTEKSLVAIARALAVEADVLVLDEPTASLPADEVNRLFNAIRPLKERGVGMIYVSHRLDEIFRIADRVAVLRDGCMVGQKPVSETTPDELVTMIIGRSGDSLFSKSEIKPGKAIVKVRDLVCAGTSPISFDVREGELLGLAGLRGAGQERIGRALFGCEPFNGSVLLHDRAPDLSSPRQAMASGVGLIARDRTEESVALSLSIRENTYFNPGAVGRGLFSFLSPRGEADLAHAIGQTVGLRPNDPDLPVEALSGGNQQKVVVGRWLATGRKLLVAEDPTAGVDIGARAEIYRLITQALEAGLAVVVVSTDFEEIAHICHRALVFSRGKIVSQLTGSALTTEAVITAASASEAA; this is encoded by the coding sequence GTGGAAGCCAAGAGACTGCTGGAGTTCCAATCGATCACCAAGAGCTTCGGCGGCACGCAGGCGCTGCGTGACGTATCGATCGATCTGCGCGAGGGCGAGATCCTGGCGCTGCTGGGCGAAAACGGTGCCGGCAAATCGACGCTGATCAAGACGCTTGCCGGCATCTACAAACCGGATCATGGCGACATCCTCTTTCGCGGCCAGAGCTACCATCATCGCCCGCCGAAACCGAACGAGCGCCAGCCGGTCGCCTTCATCCATCAGGATCTCGGTCTGATCGAGTGGATGACGGTCGGCGAGAATATGGGCTTGTCGCAGGGCTTCTCGATGCGCAGCGGCCTGATCGACTGGGGAAGGACGCAGGCGCGGGCTAAGGAAGCGCTAAAACTGGTCGGCTGCGACTTCGATCCGACGACGCGCGTCTCGGCCCTGTCGCGCACCGAAAAATCGCTCGTCGCCATTGCCCGGGCGCTTGCCGTCGAAGCCGATGTTCTCGTGCTCGACGAGCCGACGGCGAGCCTTCCCGCCGATGAAGTCAATCGGCTGTTCAATGCGATCCGCCCGCTGAAGGAGCGCGGCGTCGGCATGATCTATGTCTCCCACCGGCTCGACGAGATTTTCCGCATCGCCGATCGCGTCGCCGTGCTGCGCGACGGATGCATGGTGGGACAGAAGCCCGTCAGCGAGACGACACCCGACGAACTGGTGACAATGATCATCGGCCGCAGCGGCGACAGTCTGTTTTCCAAGTCCGAGATCAAGCCCGGCAAGGCGATCGTCAAAGTCCGCGACCTCGTCTGCGCCGGCACGAGCCCGATCTCCTTCGATGTCCGCGAGGGCGAGTTGCTGGGCCTTGCCGGACTGCGCGGCGCCGGCCAGGAGCGCATCGGCCGGGCGCTGTTCGGCTGCGAACCCTTCAACGGTTCGGTTCTGCTGCATGACCGGGCGCCGGATCTTTCCAGCCCGCGGCAGGCGATGGCATCGGGCGTCGGTCTGATCGCCCGTGACCGGACGGAGGAATCCGTCGCGCTGTCGCTGTCCATCCGGGAAAACACCTACTTCAATCCGGGTGCCGTTGGTCGCGGGCTTTTCTCCTTCTTGTCTCCGCGCGGCGAAGCGGACCTTGCCCACGCGATCGGCCAAACGGTCGGCCTTCGACCGAACGATCCGGATCTGCCGGTGGAGGCCCTGTCGGGCGGCAACCAGCAGAAAGTCGTCGTCGGCCGTTGGCTGGCGACCGGACGCAAGCTGCTGGTCGCCGAAGATCCGACGGCCGGCGTCGACATCGGCGCGCGTGCCGAGATCTACCGCCTGATCACGCAGGCGCTGGAGGCCGGTCTCGCGGTCGTCGTGGTCTCGACGGATTTCGAGGAAATCGCCCATATCTGCCACCGCGCGCTGGTTTTCTCGCGCGGCAAAATCGTCAGCCAACTGACTGGAAGCGCCCTGACGACAGAAGCGGTCATAACAGCCGCCTCTGCCTCGGAAGCGGCTTGA
- a CDS encoding ABC transporter permease, with translation MQSIESTALEPTKSEMAGLSTGQKIGRLIPVYGLVILTAGLIVLFSILLPDTFPTVLNVRSIVSDKAIIALLSLAAMIPMASGRIDLTVGYGIVLWHILAISLQTVYGLPWPVAVVIVLALGVLTGFINGLLVEVAKIDSFIATLGTGTVLYALALWHTGGRQVVGVLPQGFYALNGTMLFGLPITGFYVLLIAICMWIVLEYLPIGRYLYAIGANPKAAALNGIPVRKFVMGAFVTSGLLAALTGVLLASKLRIGQASVGLEYLLPALVGAFLGSTTIKPGRVNVWGTLIGVIILAVGISGIQQFGGSFFVEPLFNGVTLLIAIGIAGYAQRKRGAVRRITPASK, from the coding sequence ATGCAATCCATTGAATCCACCGCGCTGGAGCCGACCAAGAGCGAAATGGCCGGCCTGTCCACCGGCCAGAAGATCGGCCGCCTGATCCCGGTTTACGGGCTCGTCATCCTGACGGCCGGCCTGATCGTGCTCTTCTCGATCCTGCTGCCCGATACGTTCCCGACCGTCCTGAACGTCCGCTCGATCGTCTCCGATAAGGCGATCATCGCGCTTCTGTCGCTCGCCGCGATGATCCCAATGGCGTCCGGGCGCATCGACCTGACCGTCGGCTATGGCATCGTGCTCTGGCATATTCTCGCCATCAGCCTGCAGACGGTCTACGGTCTGCCCTGGCCGGTGGCGGTTGTCATCGTGCTTGCCCTCGGCGTCCTCACCGGCTTCATCAACGGCCTGCTGGTCGAAGTGGCGAAGATCGATAGCTTCATCGCCACCCTCGGCACCGGAACAGTCCTCTATGCGCTCGCTCTCTGGCACACCGGCGGCCGGCAGGTGGTCGGCGTCCTGCCGCAGGGCTTCTACGCGTTGAACGGCACCATGCTCTTCGGCCTGCCGATCACCGGCTTCTACGTACTCCTGATCGCGATCTGCATGTGGATCGTGCTCGAATACCTGCCGATCGGCCGTTATCTCTATGCCATCGGCGCCAATCCCAAGGCCGCCGCTCTCAACGGCATCCCGGTCCGCAAATTCGTGATGGGCGCCTTCGTCACCTCGGGCCTGCTCGCGGCTCTGACCGGCGTCCTTCTCGCCTCGAAGCTGCGCATCGGCCAGGCGAGCGTCGGTCTCGAATATCTTCTTCCGGCGCTCGTCGGTGCGTTCCTGGGATCGACGACGATCAAGCCGGGCCGGGTGAACGTCTGGGGCACCCTGATCGGCGTCATCATCTTGGCGGTCGGCATTTCGGGAATTCAGCAATTCGGCGGATCGTTCTTCGTCGAACCGCTGTTCAACGGCGTAACCCTGCTGATCGCCATCGGCATCGCAGGTTACGCACAGCGCAAGCGCGGGGCCGTGAGGAGGATCACGCCCGCGTCCAAGTGA
- a CDS encoding ABC transporter substrate-binding protein, with protein MKRRTLLQATVATVAVMLSVPALADSMADAKAVVDKYASKVSAWDGPTSGPKGAAGKNIVILAADMKNGGILGVANGVQEAAGALGWTVKVLDGAGSIGGRTAAFGQAMALKPDGIIINGFDAVEQKPAMEAAKAAGIPMVSWHAASAVGPVPEVGVFANVTTDAMEVSKSAADWAFADAGGKPGVIIFTDSTYAIAIAKADRMKKEIEDLGGTVLEYVDTPIAETSQRMPQLTTSLLQKYGAKWTHSLAINDLYYDFMGPSLASAGIAGDGKPVNVAAGDGSESAYQRIRAKQYQAVTVAEPLNLQGWQLVDELNRAFAGAPWSGYVSPLHVVTSANVEFDGGPKNSFDPDNGYRDQYKKIWGK; from the coding sequence ATGAAGCGCAGGACTTTATTGCAGGCAACGGTCGCAACCGTCGCCGTTATGCTCAGCGTGCCGGCACTGGCCGATTCGATGGCCGACGCCAAGGCGGTGGTCGACAAATATGCTTCCAAGGTGAGCGCTTGGGACGGCCCGACAAGCGGCCCCAAGGGTGCCGCCGGCAAGAACATCGTCATCCTTGCCGCCGATATGAAGAACGGCGGCATCCTCGGCGTGGCCAATGGCGTTCAGGAGGCGGCAGGCGCCCTCGGCTGGACGGTGAAGGTGCTCGACGGCGCCGGTTCGATCGGCGGGCGCACGGCGGCTTTCGGGCAGGCCATGGCGCTGAAGCCGGATGGTATCATCATCAACGGTTTCGATGCGGTCGAACAGAAGCCGGCGATGGAAGCGGCCAAGGCGGCCGGCATTCCGATGGTTTCTTGGCACGCCGCCTCGGCGGTCGGCCCGGTTCCTGAGGTCGGCGTCTTTGCCAACGTCACCACCGATGCGATGGAAGTGTCGAAATCGGCGGCAGACTGGGCCTTCGCCGACGCCGGCGGCAAGCCGGGCGTCATCATCTTCACCGACTCCACCTATGCGATCGCGATCGCCAAGGCCGACCGGATGAAGAAGGAGATCGAGGATCTCGGCGGCACCGTCCTCGAATATGTCGACACGCCAATCGCCGAAACCTCCCAGCGCATGCCGCAGCTCACCACGTCGCTCTTGCAAAAGTACGGCGCCAAGTGGACGCACTCGCTGGCGATCAACGACCTCTATTATGACTTCATGGGACCCTCGCTCGCTTCGGCCGGCATTGCCGGCGACGGGAAGCCGGTGAATGTCGCAGCCGGTGACGGCTCGGAGAGCGCCTATCAGCGCATTCGCGCCAAGCAATACCAGGCCGTCACGGTCGCTGAGCCGCTCAATCTCCAGGGCTGGCAGCTGGTCGATGAACTCAACCGGGCCTTCGCCGGCGCGCCATGGTCGGGCTACGTGTCGCCGCTTCACGTGGTCACCAGCGCGAACGTCGAATTCGACGGCGGACCGAAGAACAGCTTCGATCCCGATAACGGCTACCGTGATCAATATAAGAAAATCTGGGGCAAATAA
- a CDS encoding LLM class flavin-dependent oxidoreductase, protein MSNHSEFLWYIPNDVRPGHRGDTTVENHNSLETLTSHARALEEHGWKGALIGTGWGRPDTFTVAASLAVRTTTFEPLIAIRPGYWRPANFASAAATLDHLTGGRVRINIVSGKDNLAAYGDSEGDQAHRYSRTKEFMRLVRRLWTEENVTWAGDHFRVAESTVVPPIEERGDRRHPKLYFGGASEAAERVAATEADVQLFWGEPLEGVQERIGRLKKLSRELDRDLPPLEFGLRITTLVRDTTDEAWAEAEAKVAEMARSNGTGWHDHQRALAVGQLRLLALYERGDVLDDNLYTAPGKFGGGGAGTTWLVGSADDVARSLRKYQDLGITHFVLSDTPYLSEIKRQGDQLLPLLRK, encoded by the coding sequence ATGAGTAATCATTCCGAATTTCTGTGGTATATTCCGAACGACGTCAGGCCCGGCCATCGCGGTGATACCACCGTCGAAAATCACAATAGCCTGGAGACGCTGACCAGCCATGCGAGGGCGCTGGAGGAGCATGGCTGGAAGGGCGCGCTCATCGGCACCGGCTGGGGCCGTCCCGATACCTTCACCGTCGCGGCCTCGCTCGCCGTGCGGACCACCACCTTCGAACCGCTCATTGCCATCCGACCGGGTTATTGGCGGCCGGCAAACTTCGCTTCCGCGGCGGCGACGCTCGACCACCTGACTGGAGGCCGGGTGCGAATCAATATCGTCTCGGGCAAGGACAACTTGGCGGCTTATGGCGACAGTGAGGGCGATCAGGCGCATCGCTATAGCAGAACAAAGGAGTTCATGCGGCTGGTCCGCAGACTATGGACTGAAGAAAATGTCACCTGGGCAGGCGATCATTTCCGGGTTGCCGAATCCACCGTGGTGCCGCCCATTGAGGAGCGCGGCGACCGCCGGCACCCGAAACTCTATTTTGGCGGCGCCTCCGAAGCGGCCGAACGGGTGGCCGCCACAGAGGCCGATGTCCAGCTTTTCTGGGGCGAGCCGCTCGAGGGCGTCCAGGAACGGATCGGGCGACTTAAAAAACTGAGCCGAGAGCTCGACCGCGACCTCCCGCCGCTGGAATTCGGGCTGCGAATAACGACGCTGGTCCGCGACACGACGGACGAGGCCTGGGCCGAGGCTGAGGCGAAGGTCGCCGAGATGGCAAGAAGCAACGGCACCGGCTGGCACGATCACCAACGCGCGCTTGCCGTCGGTCAGCTGCGGCTGCTCGCTCTTTACGAACGCGGCGACGTGCTCGACGATAATCTCTATACCGCTCCGGGAAAATTCGGCGGCGGTGGTGCAGGCACCACTTGGCTGGTCGGTTCAGCGGACGACGTCGCCCGCTCGCTGCGCAAATACCAGGATCTGGGGATCACGCATTTCGTGTTGTCCGATACGCCCTATCTCTCTGAGATCAAGCGGCAAGGCGATCAGCTTTTGCCGCTGCTGCGTAAATAA